Proteins from a single region of Plasmodium brasilianum strain Bolivian I chromosome 13, whole genome shotgun sequence:
- a CDS encoding GPN-loop GTPase, with product MEKRNDIIQESSEKKTAIKIDNYKINKNGKCADILKDRKSDNIPSKDILIEENLKHFEINEEKEDNCGDNIQKRECINISTAYTYNEVSSNENIGTYDEKKDNNLNENERKMKNFEGREMEVDLLNGKKSEIDKLNQNEVNEEKENEVNKLKEIEMNQMKQDEINQMKQDEMNQMKQDEVNQMKQNKNGTEDLNKNENLKDYYKNMPTVIIVIGMAGSGKTTYVGSLYNYLKVERKKKVYTMNLDPAVKYVQYPINIDIRDSIKYHEVMKEYKLGPNGAIMTCLNLFATRFDKVIEILEKRKHKLHYIIVDTPGQIEVFNWSASGNIILETLSVSFPVVINYIIDTVRCERPITFMSNMLYACSVLYKSRLPFLACFNKIDIIKHDKCIEWMKNYDSFNEDVLNDESYMASFSRSCALMINEFYEGIKTTGISSKTNEGFNSILKNLEYLKEEYINEYVSSIEKQMKKVKKKKEKNVKLKMESLLFEKQKDLTVSKNKSTY from the coding sequence atggaaaaaaggaacGACATTATTCAAGAAAGCAGTGAGAAAAAAACAGCAATTAAAAttgataattataaaataaataaaaatggaaaatgcgcagatattttaaaagatagaAAAAGTGATAATATACCAAGTAAAGATATTTTAATAGAAGAAAACCTTAAacattttgaaataaatgaagaaaaagaagataatTGCGGAgataatattcaaaaaagggaatgtataaatattagtACTGCATATACCTATAATGAAGTTAgttcaaatgaaaatataggTACATATgacgaaaaaaaagataataatttaaatgaaaatgaaagaaaaatgaagaattttGAAGGTAGAGAAATGGAAGTGGACCTTTTAAATGGAAAGAAAAGTGAAATAGATAAATTAAATCAAAATGAGGTAAACGAAGAGAAGGAAAATGAGGTAAACAAATTGAAGGAGATTGAGATGAACCAAATGAAGCAAGATGAAATTAATCAAATGAAGCAAGATGAAATGAACCAAATGAAGCAAGATGAGGTAAACCAGATGaagcaaaacaaaaatgGAACTGAGGATTTAAACAAAAACGAGAACTTGAAGgactattataaaaatatgccaACTGTTATAATTGTAATCGGCATGGCAGGTAGTGGAAAAACTACTTATGTTGGATCGTTGTATAACTATTTAAAagtagaaagaaaaaaaaaagtgtatacAATGAATTTAGATCCCGCAGTCAAATATGTGCAATACCCAATAAACATAGATATAAGAGACAGCATAAAATATCATGAAGTGATGAAGGAATATAAACTAGGACCTAATGGTGCTATAATGACatgtttaaatttatttgctACTAGATTTGACAAAGTTATtgaaatattagaaaaaagaaaacataaattacACTATATAATTGTTGATACACCAGGACAAATCGAAGTATTTAATTGGTCAGCTAGcggtaatattattttagaaaCATTATCAGTTAGTTTCCCGGttgttattaattatattattgataCCGTCAGATGTGAAAGGCCAATTACTTTTATGTCAAACATGCTTTATGCATGTAGTGTTTTATACAAATCAAGATTACCCTTTTTAGCTTGctttaataaaattgataTCATCAAACATGATAAATGCATTGAATGGATGAAAAATTACGATAGTTTTAATGAAGATGTTTTAAATGATGAAAGCTATATGGCTAGCTTTAGTAGATCATGCGCTTTAATGATTAATGAATTTTACGAAGGAATAAAGACTACAGGTATATCCTCAAAAACAAATGAAGGATTCaatagtattttaaaaaatttagaatatCTGAAAGAAGAGTATATTAACGAGTACGTATCTTCCAttgaaaaacaaatgaaaaaagtaaaaaagaaaaaggaaaagaatgttaaattgaaaatggaatctttattatttgagAAGCAAAAGGATTTAACTGtttcaaaaaacaaaagtacatattaa
- a CDS encoding hypothetical protein (Plasmodium exported protein) has protein sequence MLSEEIQVEENDEYLNSFIKSNCVLFSDNYLNIIDPSTFGIEEVSRKGSSDNKQVTNEERNTRQCCKSIGRLCSYHEKHKGDYSQKETTKSSTETTANYIETTKGKRQKIIQKTSKARKGKKEFQEDEGTVNRTNRSYRSASSSNECKELRNKRFEKRLPMHTYTTRYKLKMEEKHATNLISNDSETEQSERKVNDPSEKKEPAKYDETTSISDSANENIYTPSLVSNSNLDVYSFNEYFEEVDEDSNSDTSCSDVWHASESNKSTDSETDTASETWVQNIMTDEVQ, from the exons atgcttAGCGAAGAAATac AAGTTGAGGAAAATGATGAATATCTTAACTCTTTCATTAAATCAAATTGTGTATTATTTTcagataattatttaaatattattgacCCTTCTACATTTGGCATTGAAGAGGTATCAAGAAAGGGATCAAGTGATAATAAACAAGTAACGAATGAAGAAAGAAACACTCGACAGTGTTGCAAATCTATAGGTAGATTATGTTCATATCATGAAAAACATAAAGGGGATTATTCACAAAAGGAAACAACTAAGAGCTCTACAGAAACGACAGCGAATTATATAGAAACAACTAAAGGAAAAcgtcaaaaaataattcaaaagaCAAGTAAAgcaagaaaaggaaaaaaagaatttcaAGAAGATGAAGGTACGGTAAATAGAACAAATAGGAGCTATAGAAGTGCAAGTTCATCAAATGAATGTAAGgaattaagaaataaaagatttGAAAAAAGGTTAcctatgcatacatacacaactagatataagttaaaaatggaagaaaaacATGCAACGAACTTAATATCTAATGATTCTGAAACGGAACAATCAGAAAGAAAAGTCAATGATCCtagtgaaaaaaaagagcccGCAAAATATGATGAAACTACCTCCATTTCAGATAGTgctaatgaaaatatatatacaccaTCATTAGTGTCTAACAGTAATCTGgatgtatattcatttaatgaatattttgaaGAAGTAGATGAAGATAGTAACTCGGATACATCGTGTTCAGATGTATGGCATGCCAGTGAAAGTAATAAATCAACGGATTCAGAAACAGATACAGCTTCTGAAACATGggtacaaaatataatgacTGATGAAGTTCAATAA
- a CDS encoding cytochrome c oxidase assembly protein COX19: protein MMDKKRIIVKKPERGSFLLDHNSECTSIKNNYLKCLKEHNNDHISCREYSKEYFICRMDRNLLEKQSLNDLGFSENEINHESRLKYFKDVYSYNTYNEKTENLSKEKLSNENNINKNETYITGIFKQNNNRKEEDVKETNEVEFLLLDSINKNISEENLNSEVSERNEEKKIAIKRKEEIGYLAGKEYIKVLLDKKKKKDLLFRK from the coding sequence atgatggacaaaaaaagaattattgtTAAGAAGCCAGAAAGGGGGAGTTTTCTCTTAGATCATAATAGTGAATGCAcatcaataaaaaataattacttaaAATGCTTAAAAGAACATAATAATGACCATATAAGTTGTAGAGAATATtctaaagaatattttatatgtagaATGGACAGAAATTTACTTGAAAAGCAGAGTTTGAATGATTTAGGTTTTTctgaaaatgaaataaatcaTGAAAGTagattaaaatattttaaggatGTATACAGTTATAATACGTACAATGAAAAAACGGAAAATTTATCAAAGGAAAAATTGAGTAAtgagaataatataaataaaaatgaaacatatataacgggaatttttaaacaaaacaaTAATAGAAAGGAGGAAGATGTAAAGGAAACGAATGAAGTGGAATTTTTGCTTTTAGATagcattaataaaaatatatctgaagaaaatttaaattcaGAAGTGAGTGAAAgaaatgaggaaaaaaaaatagcaataaAGCGAAAGGAAGAAATTGGTTATTTAGCTGGAAAGGAGTACATAAAAGTCttattagataaaaaaaaaaaaaaagatcttCTTTTtcgaaaataa
- a CDS encoding SRAP domain-containing protein → MCARIHYNIDLNVLKNKYNCKKVVNDDKLKKGMINKKNYIPIIFESIEKSIADEEKSPQKIKIIQVCLWGINPFTYGKFDKDIALINARLETLHEKKSFNVLINKNRCAVIVNGYFEWISSESSTKKVPYYIFNGKSQSKTPPTVKDEEVGDKVKKEEKEEKEDLAQNIKTEVKNDEEVRSNEDTIESIYNNSHKRKKVVKEESATKKIKTELSSEEHEETHSFIILAGLYSISNKDKSDCRNTIITTSSENTNLKDIHERCPLLLSENSLYLWLDTEKNYSDIIEKIKEEHIEVCNNLKYREVQNWKDYSNYQKEEKDDSILKYMKK, encoded by the exons atgtgTGCACGAATACACTACAATATAGATTTGAatgttttgaaaaataagtataacTGCAAAAAGGTGGTTAATGATGACAAGTTAAAGAAAGGAATGATCAATAa gaaaaattatataccaATCATATTTGAAAGCATTGAAAAATCTATAGCAGATGAAGAAAAGTCAcctcaaaaaataaaaataatacaagtaTGTTTATGGGGAATAAATCCATTTACTTACGGAAAATTTGATAAGGATATTGCTTTGATTAATGCTAGACTAGAAACGTTGCATGAGAAAAAATCCTTCAA tgttttaataaataaaaatagatgcGCTGTCATAGTTAATGGCTATTTCGAATGGATTAGCAGTGAAAGCTCCACAAAAAAGGTaccttattatatatttaatggaAAAAGCCAGAGTAAAACTCCCCCAACCGTAAAAGACGAAGAAGTAGGTgataaagttaaaaaagaagaaaaagaggaaaaagaagaTCTAGcgcaaaatattaaaaccgaagtgaaaaatgatgaagaagTTAGAAGCAATGAGGATACCATAGAgtcaatatataataattctcATAAGAGGAAAAAAGTAGTAAAAGAAGAATCtgcaacaaaaaaaataaaaacagaaTTGTCAAGTGAAg AACACGAAGAAACGCATTCCTTTATTATACTTGCTG GTTTATATAGTATATCGAATAAGGATAAAAGTGATTGTAGGAACACGATAATTACAACTTCAAGTGAAAATACCAACTTAAAGGATATTCATGAAAG ATGCCCCCTTTTGCTAAGTGAAAATTCCCTTTATTTATGGCTAGACACGGAGAAAAATTACTCagatataatagaaaaaattaaagaggAACATATAGAAGTTT gCAACAACTTGAAATATAGGGAAGTTCAAAATTGGAAAGATTATTCAAATTAccaaaaagaagaaaaagatgattccattttaaaatatatgaagaaatgA
- a CDS encoding mitochondrial phosphate carrier protein has product MMENNGWDSRICSPITRIKHAHEHNLSYYAKCMFGGVLSCGLTHTVITPLDVTKCRIQSYPLIYKNLFQSIKKIIKEEKFRSLSLGWSPTLVGYSLQGLFKFGFYEIFKDVYSNYLGEQYSYKYKGVTWLLASASAEFVADIFLCPFEMIKVKMQTSKVNTFPNKLFASTTYMLANKSETKFPFGSVTPLWCRQIPYTMAKFYFFEKIVQLMYDKVFTKPKNTYSDTTQLGITFASGYLSGIICALVSHPADNMISQLGKVENKGKGVSCIVKEMGVFNLFTKGICTRVLMIGTLTGLQWWIYDTFKATMGLGTSGGGSAVKK; this is encoded by the coding sequence atgatGGAAAATAATGGATGGGATTCAAGAATATGTAGTCCTATAACTAGAATAAAACATGCGCATGAACATAATTTATCTTACTATGCTAAGTGTATGTTCGGTGGTGTGTTGTCTTGTGGATTAACGCATACAGTTATTACGCCATTAGATGTAACGAAATGTAGGATTCAGAGTTAcccattaatatataaaaatttatttcaaagtataaagaaaataataaaagaagaaaagttTAGAAGTTTGTCATTAGGATGGTCTCCAACTCTTGTAGGTTACTCGCTGCAGGGATTGTTTAAATTTggtttttatgaaatatttaaggATGTATATTCGAATTATTTAGGAGAacaatattcatataaatataaaggagTAACATGGCTACTTGCATCAGCTTCAGCTGAATTTGTAGcggatatatttttatgtccATTTGAAATGATAAAAGTTAAAATGCAAACGAGTAAAGTAAATACATTTcctaataaattatttgcgTCTACTACTTATATGTTAGCAAACAAAAGCGAAACGAAGTTTCCATTTGGTAGTGTCACACCTTTATGGTGTCGTCAGATTCCATATACTATggctaaattttatttttttgaaaaaatagttCAATTAATGTATGATAAAGTATTTACAAAGCCTAAGAATACTTATTCTGATACAACTCAATTAGGTATAACATTTGCTTCAGGATATTTATCAGGAATTATATGTGCACTTGTTTCACATCCTGCAGACAATATGATATCTCAATTAGGAAAAGTAGAAAATAAGGGTAAAGGTGTATCATGTATTGTCAAGGAAATGGGAgtgtttaatttatttacaaaagGAATATGTACAAGAGTTTTAATGATAGGAACATTAACAGGTTTACAATGGTGGATCTATGATACTTTTAAGGCTACTATGGGATTAGGCACATCCGGTGGTGGGTCAGCtgttaaaaaatga
- a CDS encoding NIMA related kinase 3: MLPLLLPSISSTDEKHKVYMNYGYKFETVLDILTSNSEIHLIKSQDTGESFISKVYDIYGISENDLKKYMNELYIMKKLENCENVVKIIDFIKENDSLSFIIEFCSQGDLHSDILRRKMNNEIYTEREIFNIFNQILNGLSSIHKNGIIHGDLKSTNIFIKDNEIKIGDFGISQKGSNNNLGTLNFLSYESIKLKKTNKLSDLFQVGCILYELATLSSPFAANNMNDMILLFEDKNYKNYITNNISSVYSAKLVNIISNLLSLNTLERLEVITRYNISRRENTNLEFSNMMPCITV, from the coding sequence ATGCTACCTTTGTTATTGCCATCCATTAGTAGCACAGATGAGAAACACAaagtatatatgaattatggATACAAATTCGAGACAGTTTTAGATATCTTGACATCAAATAGtgaaatacatttaataaaatcacAGGATACAGGAGAATCATTTATTTCAAAGGTTTATGACATATATGGAATAAGTGAAAATgatttaaagaaatatatgaatgagctatatataatgaagaaaTTGGAAAATTGTGAAAATGTTGTTAAGATTATCGattttattaaagaaaacGATTCTTTATCTTTCATAATCGAATTTTGTAGCCAAGGTGATTTACATTCAGATATTTTAAGAAGGAAAATGAACAATGAAATATACACAGAAAgggaaatatttaatattttcaatcaaattttaaatgGGTTAAGTTcaattcataaaaatggaataatacACGGTGATTTAAAGAgtactaatatatttatcaaagATAATGAAATTAAGATAGGAGATTTTGGTATATCACAAAAAGGATCAAATAATAACTTGGGaacattaaattttttaagttatgaatctataaaattaaaaaaaactaataaattAAGTGATTTATTTCAAGTTGgttgtatattatatgaattagCTACATTGTCTTCTCCCTTTGCTGctaataatatgaatgatatgattttactttttgaagataagaattataaaaattatattaccaACAATATTTCATCAGTTTACTCCGCGAAGTTagttaatataatttctaATTTATTATCGTTAAACACTTTAGAACGGCTGGAAGTTATTACTAGATATAATATAAGCAGAAgagaaaatacaaatttgGAATTTTCAAATATGATGCCATGTATTACCGTATAA
- a CDS encoding hypothetical protein (conserved Plasmodium protein): protein MHSIQNGAMYSDTRKRAVLYYMISLFCNFIKIVLIVLDILAFSCFTLLSLLFMFFGYFGIVSNKPSVVHAQIYIGTVYIDIMLNFLITFSNFYNIFRISTWNMEYWEKYIPNSDFFYSLSFLIISFCILSTLFNIFAIYHAQRFTNLMKSLPKEKENEKHSFNMNKMAYSFSEQNSLKLIKMESAKERNH from the coding sequence ATGCATTCTATTCAGAATGGAGCTATGTATAGTGATACTAGAAAAAGAGCTGTACTGTATTACATgatatctttattttgtaattttataaaaatagtattaataGTACTTGATATATTAGCATTTAGCTGCTTTACCTTACTGTCTTTACTCTTTATGTTTTTTGGATATTTTGGAATAGTCTCAAATAAGCCGTCCGTCGTTCATgctcaaatatatataggaaCAGTTTACATTGATAtaatgttaaattttttgattactttttctaatttttacaatatatttagaatatCAACGTGGAACATGGAATATtgggaaaaatatatacctaatagtgattttttttattccctttcttttttaattatttctttttgcaTTCTTTCAACATTGTTTAACATTTTTGCCATATATCATGCTCAAAGGTTTACCAATTTAATGAAATCTCTTCCAAAGGAgaaggaaaatgaaaaacattcatttaatatgaataaaatggCATATTCTTTTAGTGAACAAAATAGTCTGAAActtataaaaatggaaagtgCGAAGGAAAGGAACCATTaa
- a CDS encoding liver stage associated protein 1 has protein sequence MMKVSKRLSFFILILSIIVILPYTLVYANIPVELLDYETFKKHDIIKAKGRKDELVLLSLVCVSILSALCTLWGIRLHHLHDINKKKTRRGGIKSMGKSKLSFESEDSG, from the coding sequence ATGATGAAAGTTTCAAAAAGATtaagttttttcattttaattttatccaTAATTGTGATATTACCTTATACCCTTGTTTATGCTAACATACCAGTTGAACTTTTGGATTAtgaaacatttaaaaaacatgATATCATTAAAGCAAAAGGAAGAAAGGATGAACTAGTTTTATTGTCTCTTGTATGTGTAAGTATTTTATCGGCTCTATGTACACTATGGGGAATTAGATTACACCATCTTcatgatattaataaaaagaagaccCGTAGAGGAGGTATAAAATCAATGGGGAAATCAAAATTGTCTTTTGAAAGTGAAGATTCTGGATAA